TCATCACAGCAGGTGCTGATGGCCCGCTTCACTTAGAAATGTCATTATCACGTGCAAAATTCGATGATTTAACAAAAGACTTAGTAGAGCGTACAATCGTTCCAACTCGTCAAGCATTATCAGATGCAGGTCTTTCTGCTTCAGAATTAGATAAAGTAATCTTAGTTGGTGGTTCTACTCGTATTCCTGCAGTAGTAGAAGCAATCAAAAAAGCAACTGGTCATGAGCCGCACAAAGGCGTAAACCCTGACGAAGTAGTAGCAATGGGTGCTGCTGTACAAGGTGGCGTATTAGCCGGTGACGTACAAGGCGTATTATTATTAGACGTAACACCATTATCATTAGGTATCGAAACAATGGGCGGCGTTATGACGAAATTAATCGATCGTAACACAACAATCCCAACATCTAAATCTCAAGTGTTCTCAACAGCTGCTGACAACCAGCCAGCAGTAGACATTCACGTATTACAAGGTGAACGTTCAATGGCAGCAGACAACAAAACACTTGGTCGCTTCCAATTATCTGATATTCCACCAGCACCACGTGGTATTCCACAAATCGAAGTAACATTCGATATTGATGCGAACGGTATCGTATCAGTTAAAGCGAAAGACTTAGGTACACAAAAAGAACAAACAATCGTGATCCAATCTGATTCAGGTTTATCAGAAGAAGAAATCGAGCGTATGGTTAAAGATGCAGAAGCAAACGCTGAAGCAGATGCGAAACGTAAAGAAGAAGCAGATCTTCGCAACGAAGCAGACCAATTAGTATTCCAAGTGGATAAAACAATCACAGACTTAGGCGAGCAAATCACAGAAGACGAAAAGAAATCTGTTGAAGATGCACGCGACGAGTTAAAAGCAGCTTTAGAAAAAGGCGAGCTTGAAGGCATCAAAGCTTCTAAAGAAAAATTAGAAGGCGTATTACAACCATTAGTAATGAAAGTTTACGAGCAAGCTGCAGCAGCTGCACAAGCACAAGGCGGTGCTGAAGGCTTCGAAGGCGCAGCAGACGCTGGCCAAAAAGACGACGGTATCGTAGACGCTGACTTTGAAGAAGTAAAAGACGACAAAGACAATAAATAATCCTTTCTGATTTTCACATAAAAGCCAAAGACCGCTTGCGGCTTTGGCTTTTATGCTTGTCGTGATATGTGCTGGGCTTATTAGCGGATTTTTGTGGGGAAGTAGAAATGTTCGGCCTTAAAGTAGAAAGTTCAAATTTATTAGCAAATCCTCGCGAGAAAGTAGAACTTATTGAAGCGAAAGTAGAAAGTTCAATGAGTAAAGTAGAAGTTATCTATGAGAAAGTAGAAATGTTCGGCCTTAAAGTAGAAAGTGCAAGTTTTATTAGCCGATTCCCGAGAGAAAGTAGAACTTATTGAAGCGAAAGTAGAAAGTTCAGCGACTAATGTGGAAGTTATCCATGGGAAAGTAGAAGTGTTCGGCTTTAAAGTAGAAAGTTCAAATTTATTAGCAAATCCCCGTGAGAAAGTAGAACTTTTTGAAGTGAAAGTAGAAAGTTCAGCGGCTAATGTGGAAGGTAACCATGGGAAAGTAGAAGCGTACGGCCTTAAAGTAGAAAGTGTAAGTTTTATTAGCGGATTCCCGCGAGAAAGTAGAACTTATTGAAGCGAAAGTAGAAAGTTCAGCGGCTAATGTGTACGTTATTCAAAGAAAAGTAGAAATGCACACTCATAAAGTAGAAGTTATGACGGGTAATAAATTTCACCAAACCTTGACTCTAATTAAATAGAAGTCCAACGCCCATACTACCCGGTAGTTGTGCGGAGTGGAGAGGCCGACTCCTAGGGGATTAGCGTGCGCGGAAAATCCACTTGATACTTGATGTATGCCGCCGTAGAGGCATACATCAAGTTAGTTGGAGCCACGCCCCCATGAGATAGGAACGAATGCTAAGAGCGTCACATCGTGTGACAACGCATTCGTGACCAACATCGTGTTGGCCTCCGCAACGCAGCACATCGGCCTATATGAAAGAAACTAAACTTTATAACTTCAGCCGGAGTGAAATCAACGGACTTTATGAACAAACCGAAACATTATTTAATTTCATATAAGATGAACTAAAGCAAAAGCTATACATCAATTTTTCAACATGATAAAATAGACGTTATGTAAAAAGAGCGGAGAGTGAACAATGAGTAAGCGCGATTACTATGAAGTACTTGGCCTGAGCAAAGGTGCAAGCAAAGATGAAATAAAAAAAGCGTATCGTAAATTATCAAAACAGTATCACCCTGATTTAAACAAAGAAGAGGGCGCAGACGTAAAGTTCAAAGAAGTCGCAGAAGCGTATGAAGTACTGTCAGACGACCAAAAACGCGCACGTTATGACCAATTCGGCCATGAAGATCCAAATGCCGGATTTGGTGGCGGCGGCTTCGGAGGCGGCGCTGGATTCGGCGGTTTCGAGGACATCTTCAGTTCGTTCTTCGGAGGCGGCCGACGTCAAGATCCAAACGCCCCACGTAAAGGTGACGATCTGCAGTTCCGTATGAACATTTCCTTCGAAGAAGCAGTATTCGGTAAAGAAACAGAAATAGAGATTCCAAAAGAAGAAACATGTGATACATGTCACGGTTCTGGTGCAAAACCAGGTACGCATCCACAAACATGTTCACAATGTAATGGCGCTGGTCAGATTAACCAGGCAGTCGACACACCGTTTGGCCGTATGGTAAACAAACGTTCTTGTCCATCATGTCGTGGTCAAGGTAAAATCATTGTGGAAAAATGTTCACCATGTCGCGGTACTGGTACAATTACGAAAAAGAAAAAAATCAAAATCACAATCCCGGCAGGTGTTGATGATGGTCAACAATTACGCGTAGCTGGTCAAGGTGAAGCAGGATACAACAATGGTCCGGCCGGCGATTTATACATTATCTTCAATGTTCGCAAGCACGAGTATTTCGAACGTGACGGCGATGATATTTTATATGAACTAAAATTAACATTCCCGCAAGCAGCGTTAGGTGATGAAATCGAAGTACCGACAATTCACGGGAAAGTGAAACTGAAAATTCCTGCAGGCACACAATCCGGTGCACAATTCCGCCTGAAAGATAAAGGCGTAAAAAATGTACACGGCTATGGCATGGGGAACCAGTATGTCATCGTAAATGTTGTCACACCGACGAAATTAACGGAAAAACAAAAACAATTGTTACGTGAATTTGCAGAAATCAGCGGAGACATTCCGGAAGAACACGGAAGCTCGCTGTTCGACAAAATTAAGAAAAAAATTAAAGGCGACTAAGGAGTGTATTGCAAGTGAAATGGACAGAACTTTCGATTTTAACAACGCATGAAGCTGTTGATGCAGTGACGAACATTTTACACGAAGCTGGCGCAAGCGGTGTAGTAATTGAAGATTCAAAGGAATTAGATAAAGAGAGAATCGATAAATTTGGTGAAATTTATGCACTGAATCCTGAAGATTTTCCGAAAACAGGTGTCATTGTAAAAGCATATTTATCGGCTTCAAGTTTTTTAGCGGAAACAATCGAAGAAATTAAGCTTGCAATCGCAAACCTTGTAAACTTTGATATTAATATTGGCGAAAATGTATTAACACTTTGTGAAGTTGATGAAGAAGATTGGTCAACAGCATGGAAACAGTACTACCATCCGGTGAAAATTTCGGAACGCTTCACGATTGTGCCGACTTGGGAAGACTACAAACCGGTATCGACGGATGAGCTGATCATTGAGCTGGATCCGGGAATGGCGTTCGGAACAGGAACACATCCTACAACAGTAATGTGTTTACAGGCGCTTGAAAAAGTTGTACAACATGACCACACAGTTGTCGATGTTGGTACAGGATCTGGTGTACTGTCAATTGGTGCTGCCATGC
This genomic window from Solibacillus sp. FSL R5-0449 contains:
- the dnaJ gene encoding molecular chaperone DnaJ translates to MSKRDYYEVLGLSKGASKDEIKKAYRKLSKQYHPDLNKEEGADVKFKEVAEAYEVLSDDQKRARYDQFGHEDPNAGFGGGGFGGGAGFGGFEDIFSSFFGGGRRQDPNAPRKGDDLQFRMNISFEEAVFGKETEIEIPKEETCDTCHGSGAKPGTHPQTCSQCNGAGQINQAVDTPFGRMVNKRSCPSCRGQGKIIVEKCSPCRGTGTITKKKKIKITIPAGVDDGQQLRVAGQGEAGYNNGPAGDLYIIFNVRKHEYFERDGDDILYELKLTFPQAALGDEIEVPTIHGKVKLKIPAGTQSGAQFRLKDKGVKNVHGYGMGNQYVIVNVVTPTKLTEKQKQLLREFAEISGDIPEEHGSSLFDKIKKKIKGD
- the prmA gene encoding 50S ribosomal protein L11 methyltransferase gives rise to the protein MKWTELSILTTHEAVDAVTNILHEAGASGVVIEDSKELDKERIDKFGEIYALNPEDFPKTGVIVKAYLSASSFLAETIEEIKLAIANLVNFDINIGENVLTLCEVDEEDWSTAWKQYYHPVKISERFTIVPTWEDYKPVSTDELIIELDPGMAFGTGTHPTTVMCLQALEKVVQHDHTVVDVGTGSGVLSIGAAMLGAKSVHALDLDEVAVNAARENVELNKMSDIVEVFHGNLLDTVKEPADIVVANILAEIIMSFTDDAFSIVKPGGIYVTSGIIGAKKDDVKAALEKAGFVIEEVLMMEDWVAIISRRP
- the dnaK gene encoding molecular chaperone DnaK, which produces MSKIIGIDLGTTNSCVSVLEGGEPKVIPNPEGNRTSPSVVAFKNGEKQVGEVAKRQAVTNPNTIISIKSKMGTNEKVKVEDTEYTPQEVSAMILQYLKGYAEDYLGEKVTKAVITVPAYFNDAQRQATKDAGKIAGLEVERIINEPTAAALAYGLDQQDVDQKILVFDLGGGTFDVSILELADGVFEVLATAGDNKLGGDNFDDKIIAYLVEEFKKENSVDLSKDKMAMQRLKDAAEKAKKDLSGVTSTQISLPFITAGADGPLHLEMSLSRAKFDDLTKDLVERTIVPTRQALSDAGLSASELDKVILVGGSTRIPAVVEAIKKATGHEPHKGVNPDEVVAMGAAVQGGVLAGDVQGVLLLDVTPLSLGIETMGGVMTKLIDRNTTIPTSKSQVFSTAADNQPAVDIHVLQGERSMAADNKTLGRFQLSDIPPAPRGIPQIEVTFDIDANGIVSVKAKDLGTQKEQTIVIQSDSGLSEEEIERMVKDAEANAEADAKRKEEADLRNEADQLVFQVDKTITDLGEQITEDEKKSVEDARDELKAALEKGELEGIKASKEKLEGVLQPLVMKVYEQAAAAAQAQGGAEGFEGAADAGQKDDGIVDADFEEVKDDKDNK